One part of the Lycorma delicatula isolate Av1 chromosome 7, ASM4794821v1, whole genome shotgun sequence genome encodes these proteins:
- the RpS13 gene encoding ribosomal protein S13 — translation MGRMHAPGKGISQSALPYRRSVPTWLKLTPDDVKEQIFKLAKKGLTPSQIGVILRDSHGIAQVRFVTGNKILRIMKAMGLAPDLPEDLYYLIKKAVAIRKHLERNRKDKDSKFRLILVESRIHRLARYYKTKSTLPPNWKYESNTASALVA, via the exons atgggTCGTATGCACGCACCTGG aAAGGGTATATCCCAATCAGCCCTTCCATACCGTCGTAGTGTTCCAACTTGGTTGAAATTAACACCAGATGATGTGAAGGAACAGATTTTCAAATTGGCCAAAAAGGGGCTTACTCCATCACAGATTG GTGTTATCCTCAGGGATTCACATGGTATTGCCCAGGTGAGATTTGTTACAGGAAATAAGATTTTGAGGATCATGAAAGCCATGGGTTTGGCTCCAGACTTACCAGaagatttgtattatttaattaaaaaggctGTAGCTATTAGGAAACACTTGGAAAGGAACAG gaagGACAAGGATTCCAAATTCCGTCTTATTTTGGTAGAATCAAGAATTCATAGACTTGCCAGATACTATAAAACAAAGAGTACACTTCCACCTAATTGGAAATATGAATCTAACACTGCTTCAGCACTTGTTGCTTaa
- the LOC142328039 gene encoding transmembrane protein 216-like codes for MNNSSLFFEILMYLNSYFFGGFAVCELFFIVFKMVNLPYPNRNIVLELMITLLLCYIEYARIFLGRKGNFTEKVAPLVMSLFLTVPSTLGVVYLMLWQTYVLRPEIVLCCIQLCMVSVETVLNLINIGTFYKYSNY; via the coding sequence ATGAACAATTCGtcgttattttttgaaatattgatgtatttaaattcatatttctttGGAGGTTTTGCAGTTTgtgaactattttttattgtatttaagatGGTAAATCTACCTTATCCTAATCGAAATATTGTGTTGGAACTAATGATAACTTTGTTGTTGTGCTATATAGAATATGCACGAATTTTTCTAGGAAGAAAAGGTAATTTTACCGAAAAAGTTGCACCATTAGTAATGTCACTATTTTTAACTGTTCCATCCACTTTGGGGGTAGTTTATTTGATGCTTTGGCAGACTTATGTGCTTCGACCTGAAATAGTTTTATGTTGCATACAATTGTGTATGGTAAGCGTTGAAACAGTCTTGAACCTGATAAATATTggtactttttataaatacagtaattactaa